In Pseudonocardia sp. C8, one genomic interval encodes:
- the bfr gene encoding bacterioferritin, which yields MRGDDEIIGLLNEQLTSELTAINQYFLHAKMQQNWGLTKLAAYTRNESIDEMRHAEELTDRILFLEGLPNYQRLFTLNVGQSVREQLQSDLALEQGVVERLRPGIALCREKGDITTANLFEKILADEEHHIDYIETNLELMDRLGEQLYLAQLVDQPPTAG from the coding sequence ATGCGCGGTGACGACGAGATCATCGGCCTGCTGAACGAGCAGCTCACCAGCGAGCTCACGGCGATCAACCAGTACTTCCTGCACGCCAAGATGCAGCAGAACTGGGGCCTGACAAAGCTCGCGGCCTACACCCGCAACGAGTCGATCGACGAGATGCGGCACGCCGAGGAGCTCACCGACCGGATCCTGTTCCTGGAGGGGCTGCCGAACTACCAGCGGCTGTTCACGCTGAACGTCGGCCAGTCCGTCCGCGAGCAGCTGCAGTCCGATCTGGCCCTCGAGCAGGGCGTCGTCGAGCGCCTGCGGCCCGGCATCGCGCTGTGCCGCGAGAAGGGCGACATCACCACGGCGAACCTCTTCGAGAAGATCCTCGCCGACGAGGAGCACCACATCGACTACATCGAGACCAACCTGGAGCTGATGGACCGGCTCGGTGAGCAGCTCTACCTCGCCCAGCTGGTCGACCAGCCGCCGACGGCGGGCTGA
- a CDS encoding (2Fe-2S)-binding protein — protein MFACICAAVTEVEVRDCVRAGARCVDSIGDACGAGTGCGSCHDRLQTLLLTTAPGEQVGRLPASA, from the coding sequence GTGTTCGCGTGCATCTGTGCCGCCGTCACCGAGGTCGAGGTGCGGGACTGTGTCCGTGCCGGAGCTCGATGTGTCGACTCGATCGGGGACGCGTGCGGCGCCGGAACCGGCTGCGGGAGCTGCCACGACCGGCTCCAGACGCTGTTGCTGACCACGGCGCCCGGCGAGCAGGTCGGCCGGCTGCCCGCGTCGGCCTGA